From the genome of Labedella gwakjiensis:
GGACGATGGCTCGATCGTGTTGCGTCGTTGCACGAGTTCGGGGGTCCCCTCGATGGTGTGAAGCCTTCGACCCAGGATAGACACGGCCGGAGCCGGATTGCATCCGGTTGACGTGTGGCGCCGGCTCAACCGGGGAGCCGCGCGCGCCAGCTGTGGCTCTCCGACGCCTTCACGGCGCAGATGACGAGCAGCAGCCACCCGCCTTCGACGAGCGGGAAGCTCTCGGCCGCACCCGTCGTGAGGATCGTCACGACGACGAGCGCCGGCCAGGCGTAGGTCACGGTGCGTCGGTTCGAAGCGAGGAGCCACGACCGGATGACGGCGAACGCGCACAGCGCGGCGAAGAGCACGAAGCCGACGGTGCCGACCTGGAGGATCACATCGAGGTAGGCGTTGAGCGCCGAGGCGTGCTCGCGGCCGACGGACCAGTTGATCCCGGCGAACGGCGGCACCGAGCCGCGCCAGATGCCGAACCAGCCCCAGCCCTCGATCGGGTTCGCGTCGATCGCACGCCACGTCGACAACCACAGGCGGTACCGCACCTGGAACTCGCCGCCCGCGTTGAGCACGTCGATCACCCGACTCCGCCCGGCGTAGGTCGCGATCATCGTCACGGTGACGAGCCCGAGGAGGGCGTACTGCAGGACGGGGCGGCGCTCCGCGGGGGTGCGACGCACGGCGAAGAGGGCTGCTGTCGCGCCGAGGATCACGAGGGCGACGACGAGGGTGACCGGTGACCCGGCGAAGAGCAGACACGTGGCCGCGAGAGCGATCGAGAAGACGCCCATGCCGCGCTGGACAGACCGGGTGCGGAGTTCGATGACGTGCGTCACGAGCGCCAGTACGGCCACGAAGCCCAGCAGGTTGCGCGTGCCGAAGATGCCCTGGATGGGCCCGCCCTGCGCCATGTTGCCGGCTATTCCGAGGAACGTGAACGGCGTATCGAGCAGGATCCCGCTGAGGATCTCGAGACCGATCGACACGGCGAGGAGCACGCGGAACACGCCGCCGGCCGCGCGGACGATCTGGATGAGGTCGCGGCACAGGGCGATGGCGATGCCGAGGACCGCGATGGCCGCCTGGAAGAGCCATCCGGCGAGGGACATCCATTGCGCGCCGCTCCAGAACACCGATGCTCCGCACCAGGCGATGAAGCCGAGCACCGTGAGGGGGAGCAGTCCGCGCCACTCGATGAGTTCGCGCCGTGCGACGAGGATCGCCCCGGCGAGGACGACGAGACCCACCAGGATCGCGACGTAGCCGGGCCATCCGATCAGGGATCGGATGAGGTGACCTGAGAGAGCCGACGCGATCGCGGTCATGGCGAACGCCTGGGCGACGGCGGCCGATCCGAGCGACGATCGCAGGGACTCCCGGGAGATGGGCCGCCCGCTCACGCGGCTCCGTCTACGCGATCGATGACGGGATCGGTTTTCGTCTTGACGGCGAGGGCGACGAGGAGCACCCAGCCGGACTCGACCAGGATGCGGCTCTCCATGAGCGATTGCACGACGAGGACGACGGCGACGAGGAGGGGGAGCATGGACGCGACGGAGTAGGGGCGGTCGTCGATGAGCCCCACCCGAGGTCGATCGACGGCGAGGAACCACGACCTCCACAGGACGGACACGACGAGGCCGGCGAAGAGCACGACCCCGACGACGCCGAGCTGCATCCACACGTCGAGCCAGGCGTTGTGCGCCTGGAGCTGTTCGACGCCGTTGCGGATGACGGGCTCGTCGAAGGGGACGGCGCCGGGCAGCCACGGGCTCGAGTACCCCCATCCGAACCAGGGCCGACGAGCGGCCATCTCGGAGACGTCTGCCCAGATGTCGAGGCGGCCGGTGAGGTCCGAACTCTTCCCGAAGAGCGCGAGGGCTGTGTCGCGGAAGAACACGGCGACGACCACTATCGCGATGCCGACGACGGCGCCGGCCCCGTACACGCCGAGTCGGCCGGCCGGTCCGGCGCGGCGGGCGAGAAGGACAGCGCACAGGACGACGACGCATGCCGCGGCCGCGATCACCATGGTGCTCGAGCGCGTCAGTCCGAACGTGACCGCAGCGAGGGCCAGCCAGATGGAGCCCGATCGACGTGAGACGCTCCGCTCGGCAAGTTCTACGGCGAAGACGACGATCCCGAGGAGGGCGATGATCGCCAGCAGATTTGCGTTCCCGACCCACCCCTGGATGCGGTCGCCCTCGAGCAGGACGTTCCGCGACCACAGGTTGAGGAGGGCGGTGTCCTCCCCGACGGGGTCCCACCAGCGGGGGACGGGGTGGCGGACGATGAGCGCCACCACGAGTTCGAACGCGAGCGAGAGACCGATGATGAACCGCAGCGACCGGCCGAGCGCGCGCACGACCGCCGGCCAGTCGAGGGCGAGGGCGAGGGTGCAGCCCACGATCGTCGTGAGCAGCGTGCCCACGAGGGTAGCCGCGGTGGCTCCGATGTACGCGGACCACGACAGCGAGAGGAGGGCGAGGCCCAGGAAGGCGACGAGTGTCTTCGGGGTCGTGGTCCACCGCAACCGCGGCCGGGCGCGGACGAGGACGACCCCGCACGCGGCCCCGACGAGGATGACGAGGACGATGTACGCGGGCCATCCCAGGAGATTGCGCCACCCGTCGCCACCGAAGGCGACGACGAGACCGAGCGTCGCGACCGACGAGGTGACGGCGGCGTGGCTGCTCTGCTCGCGCGGGGGCGAGACGGTCTGCGCGCTCATGGGGTCAAGGGTAACGCGGGCCGCTCGCCCGCCGCCGCCGGGATGCTGCTCGAGCGCCTCAGACGAAGGCCGCCGACCCCGTGATCGCCCGGCCGACGATGAGCGCGTTCATCTCGCGGGTGCCCTCGTAGGAATAGAGGGCCTCGGCGTCGGCGAAGAAGCGAGCGGCGCCGTAGTCGAGCACGATGCCGTTCCCGCCCATCGCCTCTCGAGCCCAGGCCACCGTCTCCCTCATGCGGGCCGTGCAGTACGCCTTCGCGAGCGACGAATGCTCGTCGCGCTGGGTTCCTTCGTCGTGCATCTGGGAGACGCGCACGCACATCGCCATCGACGCGGTGATGTTGCCGAGGCACTTCGACAGCAGGTCCTGGATGAGCTGGTGAGACGCGATCGGCTTGCCGAACTGGACCCGCTCCTTCGCGTAGGCGAGAGCCGCCTCGTATGCGCCGATGGAGACGCCGACACTCGACCAGGCGACGCCCGTGCGCGTGAGCCGCAGCACCTTCGCCGTGTCGCGGAACGAATTTGCGTTCTGGAGTCGGTGGGACTCGGGCACGACGACGCCGTCGAGGACGATGTCGGCGTTCTGGACGGCACGCAGGCTGATCTTCCGCTGGATGGGCGTCGCCGAGTACCCGGGAGTGCTCGTCGGGACGATGAATCCCTTGACCTGGGAGTCCTCGACGTCCTTCGCCCAGATGATCGTGATGTCGGAGAAGGTGGCGTTGCCGATCCAGCGCTTCGCGCCGTCGAGCACCCAGGAGTCGCCGTCGCGTCGCGCCGTCGTCCGGAGACCCTGAGCGCTGTCGCTCCCCGAGAGTGGCTCGGTGAGCCCGAAGGCGCCGATGATCTCTCCGCTCGCGAGCCGTGGCAGCCACTCCGCCCGCTGCTCCTCGGAGCCGCAGACCGCGATCGACCCCATCGTGAGGCCCTCCTGCACGCCGACGAAGGTCGACACCGAGGCGTCCACGCGTGAGAGCTCCATCGAGGCGAGACCCCGGAACACGGCGGAGTTCTCGAACGGCGTCGTCTCGGCCCAGGCGAATCGGCCGACGTCGGTCGCCATGAGCGGCTCGACGATCTGGTGGGGGAACTCACCGCGCTCCCAGTAGTCGTCGGCGATCGGCCGGACGTGCTCCTCGAGGAAGGCGCGGATCTCGGTGATCGACTCCTTCTCCCTGTCGGACAGGAGGGTCTCGAATCCGAGGAAGTCGCTCGCGAGGGGCTCGAATGACATGGCGCTGGTCTCCGTACTGCGATCGTCGTGTCGACGGCGGAGCGCCGTCGCCGCGTCGAGCCTACGACCGCTCCCTGAGCAGACGGAACGCTTGGTAGATTCGCACCAGCCGGGTGGGTCTCCGCCTCGGTCGTCTTTGTAGATCGCCCCCAGAGAAGAGCGTCGGATGTTCCTGCCTATCGACAACGTGCCCCGCGACTACGCCTGGGGGTCGCGGAGCGACATCGCGGAACTGCGAGGCGTGGAACCCTCCGGCGCGCCCGAGGCGGAGTTGTGGCTCGGCGCGCATCCCGGCTCGCCCGCGCGGATCCTCGACCCCGCGGCGGCGGGCGGCGCTCGCGATCTCGCCGAGTGGATCGACTCGAACCCGGCCGACGCGGGTCTCGCCGGCCCGCGTCTCCCGTTCCTGCTCAAGCTCCTCGCGGCCGCCGAGCCGCTGTCGCTCCAGGCGCACCCGTCGCTCGAGCAGGCGGGTGCGGGCTTCGCGCGGGAGAACGCCGAGGGCGTGCCGCTCGAGGCGGCTCACCGGAACTACAAGGATGCGTTCCACAAGCCCGAGCTCGTCGTGGCCCTGAGTGAGGAGTACTCGGCCCTGTGCGGATTCCGTGCGGTCGGCGAGACGCGCGCGCTGCTCTCCTCCGTCGACGACGGGAGTGCACCGCTCGCGGCGCTCGCCGCGTCCCTCGGAGACGCGACCAGCCCTGACGCCGACGTGCTCCGCACGACCGTCGACGCTCTGCTCCGTGGGCGGCTCGACGGCGTGGTCGAGGCGCTCGTCGACGCCTGCCGCTCGGCTCTCGCGACCGGCGCGGCGCGGGACGCCGCACCGGTCCTGCGCACGATCACCGAGCTCTCCGACTCCTACCCGGGAGACCCTGGCGTCGCCGTCGCGTTCCTGCTCAACCGGGTGACCCTGACGAAGGGGGAGGCGCTGTGGCTGCCGGCCGGCAACATCCACGCGTATCTCCACGGGTTCGGCGTCGAGCTCATGGCGTCGAGCGACAACGTCCTTCGAGGAGGGCTCACCCCGAAGCACGTCGACGTAGACGAGCTCCTCGACGTGCTCGACTTCGAGCCGCTCCCCGTCCCGATCCTGCGGCCCATCGACGGGGGAGCGGGTGTGGAGGTCTTCCGTCCCGACGTACCCGACTTCGAACTGCTCCGCGTCGACCCGTCGGCGGCGTCCTCGACTCCCATCGTCCTGCCCGGGCCGGCGATCGCGATCGTCACGTCGGGTGCAGCGACCCTCGAGGCCTCGACGCGCATCGACCTGGCGACGGGCGACGCGACGTACATCGTCCCCGAGGGCCAGCCGATCCGGGTCTCCGGATCCGGCGAGCTGTTCATCGCGACGACTTACCTCGACCGCTGACTCCCGCCCGGCCGGGGTTCAGACGGTGAGCAGCGAGTCGTCGTCGACGCAGGAGAATGCGCGCCTGTAGGCATTCGGGGTCGTCTTGAGGGTACGCACGAAGTGGTGCCGCATCACGGAAGCGCTGCCGAACCCGCTCTCCTCGGCGATCCGCTCGAGGCCGAGGTCGGTCTGCTCGAGCAGGTGTTGAGCCCGGATGAGTCGCTGACGTGTGAGCCATGCCGCCGGTGTCGCGCCGAGCTCGGCGCGGAACCGGCGAGCGAAGGTCCGCTCGGACATGAGGGCGCGGCGCGCGAGGACGGAGACCGGCTGGTCCTCCGCGAGATTCTCGACCATCCACGAGGTCACCGCGGCGAGGGACGAGACGCGCTCGTGCTCCGGCGGAGCCTGAATGAACTGCGCTTGACCGCCGTCCCGTTGCGGCGGAACGACCATGCGGCGCGCGATGACGTTCGCGGCGGCAGCCCCGAGTTCCGTCCGGACGAGGTGGAGACAGGCGTCGATGCCGGCGGCGGTCCCCGCGCCCGTGATGACGCGGTCGTCCTCGACGAAGAGCACGTCGGGGTCGACGTCGGTTCCAGGGAACGCGCGGGCGAGAGACTCGGCGTGCATCCAGTGCGTCGTCGAGCGACGCCCGTCGAGGAGCCCGGCGGCGCCGAGCGCGAACGCCCCGCTGCAGACGCTCAGCACCCATGCGCCGCGCCGCTCCGCAGCCCTGAGGGTCTCGACGATGCGCGGGTCGATGTCGGTCTGCGCCGACCCGAATGCCGGGACGGCCACGAGGTCGGCGTCCGCCGCGTACTCGAGTCCCTCTGACACGACAAGGCCGAGGTTGTTCTTCATCGGCACGACGCCGGGGTCCGCCGTGACGACGTGGAAGTCGAAGGTGGGCCCGCCGTGCTCGCTCCGGTCGATGCCGAAGACCTCGGCGAGGACCCCGAACTCGAACGGTGCCATGTCGGGGATGGCGATGACGGCGATCGTGCGGAGCACGGGACCTCCTGGGAACGCGTGGCAGGATTTGACTGATTTCTGTCGATACTGCCACTCGTGGCAGGATCCCGCAATTCCTAGATTTACTGCCATGACCCTCTTTCTCGTCTTCGCCGCCCTCCTCTTCCTCTCCGGCATCGTCTGGACCCTCGTCGACGTCGCTCGCGACGGGTACCGTCGCCGCCCGACCCTCGAGCGGGACGGACGCGATCGGCCCGATCGCTGATGCCGTTGTGCGAGCGGGTGGCCCTCGATGTGCGTTTGAGTGGGGTGTCGAGGATTCGCGTCGATCGGCGGACGACTTGCCGTATGGCAGTCCTCGATACGCGTTTGAGTAGGGTGTCGAGGGTTTGCGTCGATATGCATACGACTCGCCGTGTCGTGGCCCTCGATGTGCGTTTGAGTGGGGTGTCGAGGGTTTGCGTCGATATGCATACGACTCGCCGTGTCGTGGCCCTCGATGTGCGTTTGAGTGGGGTGTCGAGGGTTTGCGTCGATATGCATACGACTCGCCGTGTCGTGGCCCTCGATGTGCGTTTGAGTGGGGTGTCGAGGGTTTGCGTCGATATGCATACGACTCGCCGTGTCGCAACCCTCGATTGGGGGTCGAGGGTTTACGATCCACGACTTGACCCACGGGAACTACACGGGTGTAATTAGGGGACGGCGCGTGAAGCGTCGCAAGGCCGAGTGCGACGTAGGTGGGGAGACGGTATGGGCATTCCGAACGAATACTCAGGAGTCCCGGACAACTGGTTCGTCGACCCCGTCCAGCTCGGAATCCCCGGCGTCCGGCGTGCTGCTCCCGAGGATGACAATCCGCTCGCATGGCAGTCCGATTCGCTCTGCGCCCAGACCGATCCCGAAGCCTTCTTCCCGGAGAAGGGCGGCTCCACGCGGGACGCCAAGCGGATCTGCGGATCGTGCGAGGTCCGCGGCCAGTGCCTCGACTACGCCCTCCAGAACGACGAGCGCTTCGGCATCTGGGGCGGTCTGTCCGAGCGGGAACGCCGCAAGCTGAAGAAGCGCGCGGGCTGAGGCTCCGTCGGGGCGGTCGACGAATTCGACCACGCCCGCCGATGACACCGGGGCTCGCTGCCGCCCGGCTTAGGCTGATCGCGCTATGGAGACCCGCGTAACCGTCCTCGTCGTGGCGCACTCGAGCGCTGACCGTCTGCGCCGCACCCTCGCTGCGGTCGAGGCACAGACCCGAACGCCGGATCGTGTGATCGGCGTCGCGGTCGACGCCAAGGACGAGATCCTGCGTGCCTTCGACGACGGACGGGTCGACCAGGTCGTCACGACGACTGAGAACCTCTCCTTCGGGCGGGCCATCGCCGCAGGGCTCCGTGTAGTCGACGAGCCGGTCGGCGACGACGAGTACCTGTGGTTCCTCGCGCAGGACACGGCCCCGGAGCCGACGGCTCTCGCCGAGCTCCTCGCCGGTGTCGAGGTGGCCCCGTCCGTGGCCGTCGCCGGCCCGAAGGTCGTCGACGCCGACGATCCCCGGCGCATCCGCTCGCTCGGTGAGACGATGACGACGCTCGGCCGGACGGTGGAACTCGTCACGGACGAACTCGACCAGGGCCAGCACGACGGGGAGACGGACGTGCTGGCCGTCTCTCCGATCGGCATGCTCGTGCGTGCGAAGGTCTTCGAGGACCTCGGCGGCTTCGACGCGGCTCTCGGGCCGGTCGACGACGGCCTCGACTTCGGGGTCCGCGTGCGATTGGCGGGAAGCCGCGTGACGCTCGTACCCGAGGCCGTCGTGGGCTCCGCCGGTGACGGCGTAGCCGGCGCGCCGCGCGGCCGGCGGTGGGGCACGACGCAGCGGCGGGCGCGACTCGCGCGTTCGGCGGAACTCCACCGACGACTCGTGTACGCGCCGGCGGCCCTGCTCCCGCTCCACTGGCTCTCGATCCTGCCGCTCGCCGTCCTCCGGTCGATCGCGCTCCTCGTGCTCAAACGCCCCGGGCTCGTTGGCTCGGAGTTCCGCGCCGCGTTCAAGGCGGCGTTCGCCGACACGCGCGTCTTCGCGGCCCGCTCGAACCTCTCCCGCTCGCGGAGGGTCGGATGGTCGACGATCTCCGGGCTGCGGATGCCGTGGCGGGAGCTGCGTCGCCGTCGGGAGCTCGAGCGTGAGGTCGAGGGCGACGACCAGGCTTTCGTCGAGCGGACGGATCTGCGGTTCTTCGGCGGAGGGGGCGCGTGGCTCGTGCTCGGGTCCGCCGTCGTCGGCCTCGTCCTCCTCCTCCCGCTCGTCCCGGCGACGGTCCTCGACGGCGGGGGTCTCCTGCCGATGTCGCGGTCCGTCTCCGAGCTCTGGGCGAACGTGGGCTGGGGCTGGCGAGACGTCGGGACGGGCTTCGTCGGCGCGTCCGACCCCTTCACCGTCGTGGTCGCGGTTCTCGGCACGCTGACGTTCTGGGATCCGTCGTTCTCTCTCGTCCTGCTCTGGCTCCTCGCGTTCCCCCTCGCCACTCTCGGAGGCTGGCTCGCGGCCACACGACTCACGGAGCGCAGCGGGTTCCGCCTCGTCGGAGCCGTGCTCTGGACCTTGTCCCCGACGTTCCTCGCGGCACTCGCCGACGGTCGGCCCGCCGCCGTCATCGTCCACCTGGTGCTGCCGTGGTTGTTCCTCGCCGGAACGTCCGCCGCGCGATCCTGGGCGTCGGCTGCCGCGTCGTCGATCCTCCTGGCTGTCGTCGCGGCATGTTCGCCCGTGCTCGCGGTGCCGCTCGCGATCCTCTGGCTGTTCGCGCTCGTCTCGGCCGGCCGCGGCGTGC
Proteins encoded in this window:
- a CDS encoding O-antigen ligase family protein; amino-acid sequence: MSGRPISRESLRSSLGSAAVAQAFAMTAIASALSGHLIRSLIGWPGYVAILVGLVVLAGAILVARRELIEWRGLLPLTVLGFIAWCGASVFWSGAQWMSLAGWLFQAAIAVLGIAIALCRDLIQIVRAAGGVFRVLLAVSIGLEILSGILLDTPFTFLGIAGNMAQGGPIQGIFGTRNLLGFVAVLALVTHVIELRTRSVQRGMGVFSIALAATCLLFAGSPVTLVVALVILGATAALFAVRRTPAERRPVLQYALLGLVTVTMIATYAGRSRVIDVLNAGGEFQVRYRLWLSTWRAIDANPIEGWGWFGIWRGSVPPFAGINWSVGREHASALNAYLDVILQVGTVGFVLFAALCAFAVIRSWLLASNRRTVTYAWPALVVVTILTTGAAESFPLVEGGWLLLVICAVKASESHSWRARLPG
- the manA gene encoding mannose-6-phosphate isomerase, class I, whose product is MFLPIDNVPRDYAWGSRSDIAELRGVEPSGAPEAELWLGAHPGSPARILDPAAAGGARDLAEWIDSNPADAGLAGPRLPFLLKLLAAAEPLSLQAHPSLEQAGAGFARENAEGVPLEAAHRNYKDAFHKPELVVALSEEYSALCGFRAVGETRALLSSVDDGSAPLAALAASLGDATSPDADVLRTTVDALLRGRLDGVVEALVDACRSALATGAARDAAPVLRTITELSDSYPGDPGVAVAFLLNRVTLTKGEALWLPAGNIHAYLHGFGVELMASSDNVLRGGLTPKHVDVDELLDVLDFEPLPVPILRPIDGGAGVEVFRPDVPDFELLRVDPSAASSTPIVLPGPAIAIVTSGAATLEASTRIDLATGDATYIVPEGQPIRVSGSGELFIATTYLDR
- a CDS encoding WhiB family transcriptional regulator, which encodes MGIPNEYSGVPDNWFVDPVQLGIPGVRRAAPEDDNPLAWQSDSLCAQTDPEAFFPEKGGSTRDAKRICGSCEVRGQCLDYALQNDERFGIWGGLSERERRKLKKRAG
- a CDS encoding O-antigen ligase family protein, yielding MSAQTVSPPREQSSHAAVTSSVATLGLVVAFGGDGWRNLLGWPAYIVLVILVGAACGVVLVRARPRLRWTTTPKTLVAFLGLALLSLSWSAYIGATAATLVGTLLTTIVGCTLALALDWPAVVRALGRSLRFIIGLSLAFELVVALIVRHPVPRWWDPVGEDTALLNLWSRNVLLEGDRIQGWVGNANLLAIIALLGIVVFAVELAERSVSRRSGSIWLALAAVTFGLTRSSTMVIAAAACVVVLCAVLLARRAGPAGRLGVYGAGAVVGIAIVVVAVFFRDTALALFGKSSDLTGRLDIWADVSEMAARRPWFGWGYSSPWLPGAVPFDEPVIRNGVEQLQAHNAWLDVWMQLGVVGVVLFAGLVVSVLWRSWFLAVDRPRVGLIDDRPYSVASMLPLLVAVVLVVQSLMESRILVESGWVLLVALAVKTKTDPVIDRVDGAA
- a CDS encoding glycosyltransferase family 2 protein; the protein is METRVTVLVVAHSSADRLRRTLAAVEAQTRTPDRVIGVAVDAKDEILRAFDDGRVDQVVTTTENLSFGRAIAAGLRVVDEPVGDDEYLWFLAQDTAPEPTALAELLAGVEVAPSVAVAGPKVVDADDPRRIRSLGETMTTLGRTVELVTDELDQGQHDGETDVLAVSPIGMLVRAKVFEDLGGFDAALGPVDDGLDFGVRVRLAGSRVTLVPEAVVGSAGDGVAGAPRGRRWGTTQRRARLARSAELHRRLVYAPAALLPLHWLSILPLAVLRSIALLVLKRPGLVGSEFRAAFKAAFADTRVFAARSNLSRSRRVGWSTISGLRMPWRELRRRRELEREVEGDDQAFVERTDLRFFGGGGAWLVLGSAVVGLVLLLPLVPATVLDGGGLLPMSRSVSELWANVGWGWRDVGTGFVGASDPFTVVVAVLGTLTFWDPSFSLVLLWLLAFPLATLGGWLAATRLTERSGFRLVGAVLWTLSPTFLAALADGRPAAVIVHLVLPWLFLAGTSAARSWASAAASSILLAVVAACSPVLAVPLAILWLFALVSAGRGVLRVLLVPVPTLVLFAPLIWQQGVVSSRWTALLADPGAGVATSAVGPASILSGFPIDRDSTWSALATAWGVSGNVLAVVLPVLLVPMALLALAGLFVRGQRRTLVLLAVALLGAGTAVAAGSLTIATLDGVPISVWQGSALSLYWLGLSGAALSGLDGLGRRGVVPALVAVVGLAVMVAPLAAAKPFDTSVVVAGSGRTLPAYVDAAATEDPDIATLRITPLADGSIAVRYLAGRGDLLDDQSTVSRTSDPTAQTDARVAELAGNLVSRSGLDAAPELAALGIDFVLLSTEPFEVAELADEAGSGEPDTDARRGPDELAADAAAALTANPAVEYVGPTDAGELWRNVADVERPQREGVDPLWSTIVPVSWIVVFLIALLIAVPTAASREAARRRSRTVGIRPASRRRAAPDEDDAAAIETLPDLVEPADGQSDPDWADDAVSADGAGADGADADAVGDSVSGDSSGDSDGPSIDELESGVSADPIDAPDGEAGPDDGRDASAPRTGGAR
- a CDS encoding acyl-CoA dehydrogenase family protein, with the translated sequence MSFEPLASDFLGFETLLSDREKESITEIRAFLEEHVRPIADDYWERGEFPHQIVEPLMATDVGRFAWAETTPFENSAVFRGLASMELSRVDASVSTFVGVQEGLTMGSIAVCGSEEQRAEWLPRLASGEIIGAFGLTEPLSGSDSAQGLRTTARRDGDSWVLDGAKRWIGNATFSDITIIWAKDVEDSQVKGFIVPTSTPGYSATPIQRKISLRAVQNADIVLDGVVVPESHRLQNANSFRDTAKVLRLTRTGVAWSSVGVSIGAYEAALAYAKERVQFGKPIASHQLIQDLLSKCLGNITASMAMCVRVSQMHDEGTQRDEHSSLAKAYCTARMRETVAWAREAMGGNGIVLDYGAARFFADAEALYSYEGTREMNALIVGRAITGSAAFV
- a CDS encoding GlxA family transcriptional regulator, which translates into the protein MLRTIAVIAIPDMAPFEFGVLAEVFGIDRSEHGGPTFDFHVVTADPGVVPMKNNLGLVVSEGLEYAADADLVAVPAFGSAQTDIDPRIVETLRAAERRGAWVLSVCSGAFALGAAGLLDGRRSTTHWMHAESLARAFPGTDVDPDVLFVEDDRVITGAGTAAGIDACLHLVRTELGAAAANVIARRMVVPPQRDGGQAQFIQAPPEHERVSSLAAVTSWMVENLAEDQPVSVLARRALMSERTFARRFRAELGATPAAWLTRQRLIRAQHLLEQTDLGLERIAEESGFGSASVMRHHFVRTLKTTPNAYRRAFSCVDDDSLLTV